From one Lolium rigidum isolate FL_2022 chromosome 4, APGP_CSIRO_Lrig_0.1, whole genome shotgun sequence genomic stretch:
- the LOC124647651 gene encoding uncharacterized protein LOC124647651, translating into MAAVGKPLRLKDLLELDCDSCSAAGFRCYPRHLCVAVPLPARHEAPEAHSVFGRSHSLLSIRSLSRRLRGSFSWGRRDEEAPAPVPAVSSCSSSDSETSVSGSSAAESDFSSACSAESRSTGVTAAADGHEQEAMESGSKEEGSGSEADDKEQLSPVAVMDFPFHDDDEDDAVEDGGTSDGGSACSSSPFGDSLAQLHQRRNIQLKHKLRRLRSIGVAPAVDLGDHFAAASEPDGVGSVPLQHRCPESDAAKPASRLEGHRSVHVHPDEDNLIAQLTSSFSAGNGSERLLLDFFAETRRLSNTTESCEAAVRVAQDWVQGAGERWGLKEALCGREDLLAEMDRGRRWSSRVGQEEEEREVGVLVARLVVDDLLCELVNDMLL; encoded by the exons ATGGCGGCGGTGGGGAAGCCGCTGAGGCTGAAGGACCTCCTGGAGCTGGACTGCGACTCCTGCAGCGCCGCCGGATTCCGCTGCTACCCGCGCCACCTCTGCGTCGCCGTGCCGCTGCCGGCGCGCCACGAGGCGCCGGAGGCGCACAGTGTCTTCGGGCGGTCGCACTCTCTGCTGTCCATCAGGAGCCTCTCGCGGCGGCTCAGGGGCAGCTTCAGCTGGGGGCGCCGTGACGAGGAGGCGCCGGCGCCGGTTCCCGCCGTCAGCAGCTGCAGCAGCTCCGACTCGGAGACGTCGGTGTCAGGGTCGTCCGCGGCGGAGTCCGACTTCTCATCAGCATGCTCGGCGGAGAGCCGGAGCACCGgcgtgaccgccgccgccgacggacaCGAGCAGGAG GCGATGGAGAGTGGATCGAAGGAGGAAGGCTCCGGCTCGGAGGCGGACGACAAGGAGCAGCTCAGCCCGGTGGCCGTCATGGACTTCCcgttccacgacgacgacgaggatgacgCCGTGGAGGACGGAGGAACCAGCGACGGCGGGAGCGCGTGCTCGTCTTCTCCGTTCGGCGACAGCCTCGCGCAGCTCCACCAGA GGAGAAATATACAGCTGAAACACAAACTCCGACGGCTCAGGAGCATCGGGGTGGCACCCGCCGTGGATCTCGGCGACCActtcgccgccgcctcggagCCCGACGGCGTCGGCAGCGTCCCGTTACAGCACCGATGCCCCGAGTCCGACGCGGCGAAACCAGCTTCCCGCCTGGAGGGTCACCGGAGCGTCCACGTACATCCCGACGAAGACAACCTCATTGCGCAGCTAACCAGCAGCTTCTCGGCGGGCAACGGCTCCGAGCGCCTCCTGCTCGACTTCTTCGCCGAGACACGACGGCTCAGCAACACGACGGAGAGCTGCGAAGCTGCGGTGAGAGTGGCCCAGGACTGGGTACAAGGCGCCGGGGAGCGGTGGGGATTGAAGGAGGCACTGTGCGGCCGGGAGGACCTTCTGGCGGAGATGGACCGGGGCCGACGGTGGTCATCACGCGTAggacaggaggaagaggagcgggAGGTCGGTGTGCTGGTGGCGCGATTGGTGGTCGACGACCTGCTGTGTGAGCTAGTCAACGATATGCTTCTGTAG